The following DNA comes from Sander lucioperca isolate FBNREF2018 chromosome 2, SLUC_FBN_1.2, whole genome shotgun sequence.
GGGCGTTTCTAGGATTTGAGGACATTGGGGTCTTAGCCTGAACCTTATTGAATATAGTTGGAAAAACagttattaaaatgtatttatgttgCCAGTGgtagtacaattttgaggtacttgtacttgagtatttccatattatgctactttatacttccactccactacatctcagagggaaatattgtactttttactccactacatttattttacagctttagttacttcgcagatttggattattaatacaaaatattatcaacctatttattttacagtgaggtattacttttacttaagtaaaagatccaAGTACTTCATCCACCCTGTGTATGTTATCATTAGTTTATTGGATCATAGTACCTCTCAatcatctgctgtctgtctcctgTGACTTTAACAGTGTTTTTATAAAACTAAAGTTTTTACCGAaagtaaaatgaatgacttGTTAATTGCTTCTGTTCTGTTCCAAAACACTTTTTTGAGATCCGGGGCTATTcataaaacattcggggctttAGCCACGGATGCCCAGACATAACAACGCCTGGCGCACACATTTGGCCATTTGAGTGAGCGATAAATACTATTTTTCCCCCAATTAAATAATTCCTGATTTTCACTGCACAGCTGTTGCATATCTCTTGATTTCGCCTTGTTCAGGTTATTTAGAAACAGGGCTCTTCTACTGCTTTTCATTACAAATAAAGTGTAAGCTATTATCCATTACAATAACAGCAGGTGCTCACCGGTTGTCTGGTGTGATATCACAGCAGACCACAGCCAGTGGAAAGAAAGCTGGTGGACAGTCCTCAGGGAGGAACTTCTCCACAAACTTGCAAACATTCAGGCCAAAGTCCAAAGTCCTGGGGAGGCACTCAGGGTCTGCATTGACTTTTCCGATGATCTGGATCAtaagacagaggaggaggtaaGCGTCAATCCGTTAATAAGTAGACACACACTTTAGAAATATCACGGTTAATAAATTAAGCACAAGCCATAACATGTTTCAGCCCACAACGTTCTAGAATTCCTAGAATACAATTGCATTTTAGATCTGTAGAGACTGACATGTTGTTTGGCAATCCAATATTTTGACACGGTTGTGTTGTCATGATCTGATAATACAGATGTGAGGAGAAGCCTCTTTGGAAACTATAAGTGGTGTTTTCCTGGAAGCTCCCACATCCAGGATTTAAGAACTACCTGCCAAAAGGCATTGCAATCATAAACTATGTAGTATACAGTACAGACAGTTACAGTGAGCGACTGCTCTCGCTGCACTGTAGGACACAGAGGCTCAGGAGATCCTTTGTCCCCACAGCCTTCAGGCTTTTTAACACCACCTAAATACCCCCTATTATTTATTATGGGGAACTGTGCGGTGTATGggaatgtgtgtttatgtgtgagctgCTGGACACTCGAATTTCCCAACGGGGATGAataaagtttttctttctttctttctttctttgtttctatctatctatgctaTCAGAAAATCAAAGCAGATAATCTGGGTAAAATCAGCATATTCTTACCTCACAGAGTACAATTCCAAAGGAGAAAATGTCCACCTTCTCATCATAGCGTTTACCTGAAATAACATCAAATAAAAGGATAAAGTAATTGTACTCATTGACCCACAAAATGAATTATCATCTGTAAATCAAGTTGGTACTTCATTTATTTGTCAGCAGCTCACCATTTAGCATCTCTGGAGCCATCCAGTAAGGGTTTCCCACAACAGTGTAGCGCTTCTTTCGGTCAATGCGTCTGAACACTCTCTTCTTAGTGGTTGGTTTATCAGGTAGAGGCTTCACTTTGTCCTCAACTATGAGTCGGGACAGTCCAAAGTCAGCCACGACCACAGTGTTGTCCTGTTGAAGGATGACACTCAATGGTTCACTTTGAACTTGGTGTACAGTAAGGAGCCacattactttaaaaatgtatacgTTTCAGGTATAACTAAGCAAAAGTGGATCTGACAAccaaatgtaaacagaaaggattttttgtttgtggaagaagaagaaattctCTCTAATATCAAGGAATCAAATATAGTAAATGCTCTTGGAGGCTCTAGTAGAATCTGCTAAAATAATGCAATATTGTCTTGAGTTCAcattaaacttttaaaaaaagttttacaaCTATTCTACAACTAGTCTATATAAACACAACAAATCACAGGGCTGGGAACTACTTTTACTCACAAATGAATGCATGCCAACTTTTACTCAGTTCATGAAATGTACAAATCGTTCCCAccctttattgttattgttcaGATTTTATAAAGCGTAATAGCTGGTAAGATGCCATGTAACCCACCAGTTTAACCAGGCAGTTGTGAGAATTGAGGTCTCTGTGGATGATGCTCATTGAGTGAAGGTAGGCCTGAAACAAAGGAGGAAAGAAGGGTAAAATTCACGTGTGCTAGAAAATTCACTTTTATATAGTAAACCTTGTTAGCACTATCCACACATCTTAATCCTCCCCCTGTGCCATAGAGCACATTTACTTACATTTGGGCAACTGAAAATAGCAGCCAAAGATTTCCCTAATAGTAATGTCTTTGCAAGAAGCCAACTCACCATGCCAGAAGCGATGCTCTTTGCATAGCTCACCCTTTGCTCCCATGGAAACTGATCCTGTTAGTCCCGAgtaaagacaaaaaagacaagAGAGAGAAATTAATAGCCATAATGCATAACAGAGTTTATAAAtacaaaattatttttcacagaGGTAGAGATAGAGAAAACTGTATTTAACATGAGCAGTAAACAAGATTAACCCTAAAAACTGGCCCTCCCCAACAtacgacaaaaaaaacaactctccCTCTCCTCATTGGGCCATGCACTAAACTGAACTGCTTCTCAACAACAGTCAGCTGTGGGAGGAGGGGAGCAAAGCTCTTCAAAGTTCACCTGGGAACACTTTCTACTAATTTTCTCATTCCACGTCTTGGCCAGTTGACATGCCAGCCAGCCCACTAAAGAGTCGAGAGCTCACTGTCAATGCAAAGTTTACTTCAGGGCAGCCCCCTCCAACACGACTGAgctgcacacagctctttttgtGGCCACTGAAGGCTGTTTTGTGCTCCACTGGGAAGGACGAGAGGAAGAGGTTAAGTGAATTAACCAGTTTTACTCACCGTGTCTCTGATGAAATCCTTCAGCGTGCCTCCCTCGATATACTCAGTTATCAGATTTAGCCTCTTGTCCTTGTATAGCACACCAATGAACTTTAAAACATGGGGATGTTCGAGGCATCGCATTACTTTGACCTGAAGATTAGGCAGAAACAGAGATAGAGTTAAAAAGAAGTCTACCAATACAATTGCAAGCTGATAATCTCTTATCGGTTCCCAAAAATGTAACCCAAGACAGGGGCAAACCCCTTAAACTAACAAGGTACAAAGAGGTAATTCTGGTAACGTGTGGCGTGATTTCAGTTGTGAGTATAATAAATCACAGCTCCATGCAGACCAACAAGACTCTGTTTTGTCTGTGAGGAAGCGCGGGCCTCCTGCTGCAGATCACCAACCTCCTTTAGGAAAGTCTTCTGGGTCTCCTCATCACAACGGATCAGCTCCTTCATCACCATCACCTCTCCTGTGGCTTTATGAGTCACCTGTTAGTGGGACAAAAGCAACATTTGTATTACTTGAATCCGAGGAGCCAAATAAAAGTCCTTAATGGTAGAAGTTAAATACAGGCTGGAGAACTGATGCAAGTTGGAGGCTGACCTTGATAGCCTGTCCGAAGAAGCCTTTTCCTAAGATCTCTCCGTGTATGAGGTCACATGGCCGGAAGATACGATGAGAGCAGCTATTGGAGGATCTCAAGGATTCAGAGCGGCCGATGTGTTGTGAAATAAAAGGCATCTCTTTAGGGGAATTTGGCCCGGGTGACTTACATATGCTGTTACTGCGCCTGGAATAGAGAGAATATGGTTGAttcaaaattttaaaaaaaaatatgtactcaaATCTTGTTCATTACAGACCCACGATGTGTAAGCTGTGTGGTTTTTGGCTGCTCCAATATACCTCAAAGACCTCCTTTTTAGTGTGCTGTCATCAACCTCATCGGTTCTCTCCAGGACCGCGTCAGACGGTGAGGACAGACGCATGCGGGAGGTGGCTGGGACTCCCAGCCGGGTTCTTGGTGATCCCAGCCTGAGCCGGTCTAAACGCTGCCTGATTGGGTCGTACTCTATCAGCAGCTGCAGCGTTTGACTGGTGCGGTGAACAAGATCATCCACCTAAACAAACAAACGAGAGTTAGGTTTGAAGGAGTTTTAAATGATTAGTTCCTGGGAAGATATTACACTCTTCGCAAGATTTACACAATTTCTCGCTATATGACAAAAACTCAATTTTAACTGTGAATATCTAATcatataaataatgtttattcTAATTTActtatgtttttctttcatatttGTTAGTTTATGAGACAGTAGAATCACAAATCCTTTTAAAAGTATGCCATCTTTGAGGTGGAAAAACCTTACTTATGATCTGCTGGAAACAATGATTTCACTTAGAGCAAACAGCTGTCTATCAAAAAAACTAACACAGAGAggtttttctgttatttagccTACCTTCATTGATATAAATGGGGTGGACAACATGTCAGTATAAGGcactttaaatataatttaacagcatcctccaaaatgatcacagttgaatcaacacatctcaaaaacaacaaaacaaaaacttattataaccttcatgaaggtagAATTTATCACAGGGCTCTTGTATAAAGTcacattagttttagctaggtgttCCTAATGAACTGGCAACGGATTGTATTTCTACTGCAAAAGCAAAGAGCAGAAGACTTGGATTAGTTCACAGGACTTGACTTTGAGATTTCAGATTAACAGTCAAAACTGATTAAAAAAGCATAACATCATTGCAGCAAATGTAACCTTTAAGGTTGGGATACTAGGTGCAGTCATTTCACATACTGTC
Coding sequences within:
- the limk2 gene encoding LIM domain kinase 2, with protein sequence MEETEGTDHCYCAGCGGEIQDSFHMKVLQDTWHNACFQCSVCCDHLTNWYYEKEGKLYCRIHYWEKFGELCHGCSLLMTGPAMVAGEHKYHPECFVCLSCKVVLEDRDTYALVERSKLYCGKCYKQVVLTPMLEKRSHDSVLDSLPHTVTLISMPSAANGKRGFSVTVLRDVNGSASVQVKEVRGMLISPEVRNAIHVGDRILEINGLPVGTLMQEEVDDLVHRTSQTLQLLIEYDPIRQRLDRLRLGSPRTRLGVPATSRMRLSSPSDAVLERTDEVDDSTLKRRSLRRSNSICKSPGPNSPKEMPFISQHIGRSESLRSSNSCSHRIFRPCDLIHGEILGKGFFGQAIKVTHKATGEVMVMKELIRCDEETQKTFLKEVKVMRCLEHPHVLKFIGVLYKDKRLNLITEYIEGGTLKDFIRDTDQFPWEQRVSYAKSIASGMAYLHSMSIIHRDLNSHNCLVKLDNTVVVADFGLSRLIVEDKVKPLPDKPTTKKRVFRRIDRKKRYTVVGNPYWMAPEMLNGKRYDEKVDIFSFGIVLCEIIGKVNADPECLPRTLDFGLNVCKFVEKFLPEDCPPAFFPLAVVCCDITPDNRPPFQKLEDWFKALSLNQELGIPLPAELDELHQRVSRLHWPKGGSPSQSTDQSSTPTAASPDSSVTDSGT